The following proteins are encoded in a genomic region of Mustela erminea isolate mMusErm1 chromosome 3, mMusErm1.Pri, whole genome shotgun sequence:
- the CCDC69 gene encoding coiled-coil domain-containing protein 69 isoform X2 produces the protein MGCGHSTLSCCKAPKKRRQKPDQPPRPEPQELGPLSGDTAPAVQLCASEEAEEYQKEITRILLQHEEDRKKWAQQAEEDRKLELGEKLDEQRRVLEREHEETLQVLRASHEQEKEALTHSFQEAKATLQETIDGLSSQLEVFQAKMKRVEESILSRDYKKHIQDYGSPSQFWEQELESLHFVIEMKNERIHELDKRLILMETVKEKNLMLEEKISTLQQENEDLHVRARNQMVLSRQLSEDLLLAREALEKESQLRQQLQQEKEELLYRVLGTDASPAFPLASVTPTEVSFLAS, from the exons AGGCGCCAAAAACCAGATCAGCCACCCAGACCAGAGCCACAGGAACTAGGTCCCCTCAGTGGGGATACAG CCCCAGCCGTCCAGCTCTGCGCATCTGAGGAGGCTGAGGAGTACCAGAAGGAGATAACCAGAATTCTCCTGCAACACGAAGAGGACAGGAAGAAATGGGCACAACAG GCGGAGGAGGACAGGAAGCTAGAGCTTGGAGAGAAGCTAGATGAACAGAGAAGAGTCCTggaaagagagcatgaggagaCCCTGCAAG TCCTCCGGGCCTCGCATGAGCAGGAGAAGGAAGCCCTTACCCACTCCTTTCAGGAGGCCAAGGCGACCCTGCAG gAGACCATCGATGGACTGTCCTCACAGCTGGAGGTCTTCCAGGCCAAGATGAAGAGGGTAGAAGAGTCCATTTTGAGCCGAGACTATAAGAAACACATCCAG GATTATGGGAGCCCCAGCCAGTTCtgggagcaggagctggagagTTTACACTTTGTCATCGAGATGAAGAACGAGCGTATTCACGAGCTGGACAAGCGGCTGATCCTCATGGAAACGGTG aaagaaaaaaatctgatgttgGAGGAAAAAATCTCCACCCTGCAGCAGGAGAACGAGGACCTCCATGTCCGGGCCCGCAACCAGATGGTTCTGTCAAG ACAGCTCTCGGAGGACCTGCTTCTCGCCCGCGAGGCCCTGGAGAAGGAGTCCCAGTTGCGACAACAGCtccagcaggagaaggaggagctACTGTACCGGGTTCTCGGGACCGAcgcctcccctgccttccccctggCCTCTGTCACCCCCACGGAGGTCTCCTTCCTCGCCAGCTAG